Proteins encoded within one genomic window of Nitrospina gracilis 3/211:
- a CDS encoding thiazole synthase: MTTTATESGTNQLKIGDKVFNSRLIVGTGKYPSFEMNKQALELSGAEMITVAVRRIELDKTKESILNYIDPEKYQLLPNTAGCFNVKEAVMTCQLAREAGLGNFVKVEVIGDEKTLFPDNEATLEACKLLVKDGFTVLPYCMDDVVLCKKLEDAGCAAVMPLAAPIGSGLGIRNPYNVKLILEAVKVPVIIDAGVGTASDAGRAMELGVDGLLMNTAIAQAKDPLKMAKAMRLAVESGRLAFEAGRIPKKLYATASSPLDGMIDV; this comes from the coding sequence ATGACAACCACAGCCACTGAATCCGGAACGAACCAACTCAAAATCGGCGACAAGGTGTTCAACTCGCGCCTCATCGTCGGCACAGGCAAATACCCGTCGTTTGAGATGAACAAGCAGGCGCTCGAACTGTCCGGCGCGGAGATGATCACCGTCGCCGTGCGCCGCATCGAGCTGGACAAGACAAAGGAATCGATCCTCAACTACATCGACCCGGAAAAATACCAGCTTCTGCCCAACACCGCCGGGTGCTTCAACGTGAAAGAAGCGGTGATGACCTGCCAGCTGGCGCGCGAGGCGGGGCTCGGCAACTTCGTCAAGGTCGAGGTCATCGGCGACGAGAAAACCCTGTTCCCGGACAACGAAGCCACGCTGGAGGCGTGCAAGCTCTTGGTGAAGGACGGCTTCACCGTCCTGCCTTACTGCATGGACGACGTGGTGCTGTGCAAGAAGCTGGAAGACGCGGGTTGCGCCGCGGTCATGCCGCTGGCCGCGCCCATCGGTTCCGGTCTCGGCATCCGCAATCCTTACAACGTGAAACTGATCCTCGAAGCGGTGAAGGTGCCGGTCATCATCGACGCCGGCGTCGGTACGGCATCCGACGCGGGACGCGCCATGGAACTGGGCGTGGATGGCCTTTTGATGAACACTGCCATCGCGCAGGCGAAAGACCCGCTCAAGATGGCCAAGGCCATGCGGCTGGCCGTGGAAAGCGGACGGCTGGCATTCGAGGCCGGGCGCATCCCGAAAAAACTGTACGCCACGGCGAGCAGTCCCCTGGACGGCATGATCGACGTGTAG
- a CDS encoding ATP-binding protein, with protein sequence MKIKNVLVLVVVIFILFIGLFTVVSLDNFKKLYVDQNAHNVELLSQEILEQIGELLDLQVQKLQSLASNPILVQHANASNKRFNSPDGNALIEEVSDSWNGRQLHPHIGRVLDNKASDLIFHFIRFPWRISGHRVFDSIIAINNQGVVFAGWPKPDKFVYSQEEWFQTRQNYGYLIKPEVSNGSNQVESLSVIVKTPFRLERRLGQEFGMLKAEIMVDELGQNLVRELRSHSYKNIEFLLTFGRDLVIGSGIKGPDGFQEVPAKRNLESIKSLEEKLETLQHGFEINLDNHVLRSYALQHLQNDFGDLRLVLTFDTDEILAPYYQLKKNILSAIGVAAVLLIVLCFILFRSITNPIQKLLTGVEAFRQGKWKKADFALDANNEMGELAHGFQGMADEISNYTANLEKMVDERTREYLEAKEHAEKANRAKSIFLSSMSHEIRTPLNAIMGYTQILKQDSQLDPVQREKISNIFRAGNHLLGLINDVLDISRIESGKHMLNEEEFNLANLVGDLTIMTKWKCDQKDLAFVVEFDETPESSLVTGDVNKLRQVLINLLGNAVKFTEKGRIVFRVKTRDQDRFYFEVSDTGVGISEDMKESIFEPFAQEEVGLKKGGTGLGLTISQRLVEILGGKLEMESRPGEGSKFHFTLTLPRVGEEESEKSTDSLELVKGLAPGVHVKALVVEDTDTCARVLSEILSGIGTDVKVVKSGRSALEILQSWKPDIIFLDYYMPELNGLDVFEKIMANPVLKGIKVVMATTAAFNHYHEKFFEKGVHDVIVKPLRREKVFDVLKRLLGVSFEFKTDEELAQNNPEFMPIDFEKIYIEESIFTQIDRSVRLGIVSEIEKNLTKMETLGSEAAKLAKKWRTLARKFNFKKIKEDFEKVSVVIGR encoded by the coding sequence GGAATTACTCGATCTTCAGGTTCAAAAACTCCAGTCCCTGGCCAGCAACCCCATCCTGGTCCAGCATGCAAATGCTTCCAACAAGCGCTTCAATTCTCCCGATGGAAACGCACTGATTGAAGAGGTTTCCGATTCCTGGAACGGTCGGCAGTTGCACCCCCATATCGGCCGGGTTCTGGATAACAAGGCTTCCGACCTGATATTTCACTTCATCCGGTTTCCCTGGCGGATCTCCGGACACCGCGTTTTCGATTCCATCATCGCCATCAATAACCAGGGCGTTGTTTTTGCCGGGTGGCCCAAACCGGACAAGTTTGTTTACTCACAGGAAGAATGGTTCCAGACCCGCCAAAACTATGGGTACCTGATCAAACCGGAAGTGAGTAATGGGTCCAACCAGGTCGAATCCCTGTCCGTCATCGTCAAAACCCCCTTCCGGTTGGAGCGCAGACTGGGACAGGAGTTTGGAATGCTCAAGGCGGAAATCATGGTGGACGAGTTGGGACAAAACCTGGTGAGGGAACTGAGATCACATTCGTATAAAAACATCGAATTTCTATTAACTTTTGGCCGGGACCTGGTGATCGGTTCCGGTATCAAGGGACCTGATGGTTTTCAAGAGGTGCCGGCGAAAAGAAACCTGGAGTCCATAAAAAGTTTGGAGGAAAAACTCGAGACCCTGCAACATGGCTTTGAGATCAATCTGGATAACCATGTTTTGAGAAGTTATGCTTTGCAACACCTGCAAAATGATTTCGGCGACTTGAGACTGGTGCTTACTTTCGATACCGATGAAATCTTGGCTCCCTATTATCAATTAAAGAAAAACATCTTGTCAGCCATTGGGGTTGCCGCCGTTTTATTGATCGTTTTATGCTTCATCTTGTTCCGCTCGATCACGAACCCCATTCAAAAACTGCTGACGGGGGTGGAAGCCTTTCGGCAAGGCAAGTGGAAGAAGGCGGACTTTGCCCTCGATGCGAACAATGAGATGGGGGAACTGGCTCACGGATTCCAGGGCATGGCGGACGAAATCTCAAACTACACGGCCAACCTTGAAAAAATGGTGGACGAGCGGACCCGTGAATATCTCGAAGCCAAGGAACACGCTGAAAAAGCAAACCGGGCCAAAAGTATATTTTTATCATCCATGAGCCACGAAATCCGGACTCCCCTGAACGCCATCATGGGCTACACCCAGATCCTGAAACAGGATTCACAACTGGACCCGGTCCAAAGGGAGAAAATATCCAACATCTTCCGGGCGGGCAATCATCTTCTGGGTTTGATCAACGACGTTCTGGACATTTCCAGGATCGAGTCCGGCAAGCACATGCTCAATGAAGAAGAGTTCAACCTGGCCAACCTGGTCGGGGACCTCACCATCATGACCAAGTGGAAATGCGATCAGAAAGACCTGGCCTTCGTCGTGGAATTCGACGAAACCCCGGAAAGTTCCCTGGTGACAGGCGATGTCAACAAACTGCGCCAGGTTTTGATCAACCTGCTGGGGAACGCCGTCAAGTTCACGGAAAAGGGCCGGATTGTCTTCCGCGTCAAAACCCGGGACCAGGATCGTTTCTATTTCGAAGTGTCGGATACGGGGGTGGGCATTTCAGAGGATATGAAGGAATCCATCTTCGAGCCTTTTGCCCAGGAAGAGGTTGGTCTGAAAAAGGGAGGAACCGGACTGGGGTTGACCATCAGCCAACGCCTTGTCGAAATACTTGGAGGGAAGCTGGAAATGGAAAGCCGGCCCGGGGAGGGGTCGAAGTTTCACTTCACGCTCACCCTGCCACGGGTGGGTGAGGAAGAATCGGAAAAAAGTACCGATTCCCTGGAACTGGTCAAAGGCCTGGCCCCGGGCGTGCACGTCAAGGCTTTGGTTGTGGAAGACACCGACACCTGCGCCAGGGTTCTGTCGGAAATCCTTTCCGGAATCGGAACGGATGTCAAGGTGGTCAAAAGCGGCAGAAGTGCGCTGGAAATACTCCAGTCTTGGAAGCCGGACATCATCTTTCTCGATTATTACATGCCGGAACTGAATGGTTTGGATGTGTTCGAAAAAATTATGGCCAACCCCGTTTTGAAAGGCATCAAGGTGGTCATGGCCACCACGGCCGCCTTCAACCACTATCATGAAAAGTTTTTTGAAAAAGGGGTTCATGATGTGATCGTCAAACCTCTAAGGCGGGAAAAGGTATTCGACGTATTGAAGAGACTGCTGGGAGTGAGCTTCGAATTCAAAACGGACGAAGAGTTGGCGCAAAACAACCCCGAGTTCATGCCCATCGATTTCGAAAAAATCTACATCGAGGAGTCGATTTTCACTCAAATCGACCGTTCCGTCAGGTTGGGAATCGTTTCGGAAATTGAAAAGAATTTGACCAAGATGGAAACCCTGGGAAGCGAAGCCGCGAAGCTGGCGAAAAAATGGAGGACGCTCGCCAGGAAGTTCAATTTCAAAAAAATAAAGGAAGATTTTGAAAAGGTCTCGGTAGTTATTGGCCGCTGA
- the thiE gene encoding thiamine phosphate synthase, giving the protein MTEDEQPMKTRLIKDVAEVKEDQLRLLLITDLKEFPRDRHLDTVEAALKGGVRDLQLREKELPLPDLFSLALVLRQLTSHYGARLYINDRVDVALMVDADGVHLPESGLPAGEVKARYPHLLVGVSTHSWEAARQAEEAGADYITFSPIYDTPSKREYGAPQGVDALKEVAGGMKIPVLALGGINLERIPEVMRSGAHGVALIRGIWNSTHIEDASLQYMQAIKGEF; this is encoded by the coding sequence ATGACCGAAGACGAGCAACCGATGAAAACGCGGCTCATTAAAGACGTGGCGGAAGTGAAAGAAGACCAACTGCGGTTGCTGTTGATCACGGACTTGAAGGAGTTTCCGCGTGACCGGCACCTGGATACGGTCGAGGCCGCGCTGAAAGGCGGCGTGCGCGACCTGCAACTGCGGGAAAAGGAGTTGCCTCTGCCCGACCTGTTTTCGCTGGCACTGGTGCTGAGGCAACTGACGTCGCACTACGGTGCGCGGCTTTACATCAACGACCGGGTGGACGTGGCGTTGATGGTCGATGCCGACGGCGTGCACCTGCCGGAATCCGGACTGCCTGCAGGCGAGGTGAAAGCGCGCTATCCGCACCTTCTGGTCGGCGTCTCCACCCATTCGTGGGAGGCGGCCCGGCAGGCGGAGGAAGCCGGGGCCGATTACATCACCTTCAGCCCCATTTATGATACGCCGTCGAAACGGGAGTACGGCGCGCCGCAGGGAGTGGACGCGCTGAAAGAAGTTGCCGGAGGGATGAAGATTCCCGTCCTGGCTTTAGGAGGAATCAACCTGGAACGCATCCCGGAAGTCATGCGGAGCGGCGCCCATGGCGTCGCCCTCATTCGCGGGATCTGGAACAGCACACATATCGAAGACGCATCTTTGCAATACATGCAAGCCATCAAAGGAGAGTTCTGA
- a CDS encoding SH3 domain-containing protein, with protein MVEVDVEPGTYLNVRSRPSVENGKLIGKLKNGDTVPLVRETTLWFQVEYQKGKQGWISRTYSHKLSSLPGGELMNYNDAPSAVAS; from the coding sequence ATGGTGGAGGTGGACGTTGAGCCCGGCACTTACCTGAACGTGCGCTCCAGGCCTTCGGTGGAAAACGGCAAGCTGATTGGCAAGCTCAAGAACGGCGACACCGTGCCGCTGGTCAGGGAAACCACGCTGTGGTTCCAGGTGGAGTACCAGAAAGGCAAGCAGGGGTGGATCAGCCGTACCTACTCGCACAAGTTGTCCAGTCTTCCAGGAGGCGAACTCATGAATTACAACGACGCCCCCTCGGCCGTTGCATCCTGA
- the thiS gene encoding sulfur carrier protein ThiS, which translates to MRLVINGEERQTDSSGNLEELLKELDITAPHIAVAINLEVIPRSHYADTLLKEGDKIEIVHAVGGGT; encoded by the coding sequence GTGCGGCTGGTCATCAACGGCGAGGAAAGGCAGACCGATTCCAGCGGAAACCTGGAAGAGTTGCTGAAGGAACTGGACATCACCGCGCCGCACATCGCCGTGGCCATCAACCTGGAAGTCATTCCGCGCTCCCATTACGCCGACACCCTGCTCAAGGAAGGCGACAAGATCGAAATCGTTCACGCCGTGGGAGGCGGGACGTGA
- a CDS encoding tetratricopeptide repeat protein, whose product MFPLNNKYIWALSGLLILLVAACAPKRLTPHYETPPPDLKVEDNRLYYKALDAQNRGRLKEAEELWQVFLKRYPDSVHGHNNLGRVYYLEDKLTQATQQFEQGLALEPTDPRLRQNLADALKLQANLLYEDKRFDATIQKLDRLREISPQEEQQGIQIRIEKVEDKIYEQVRKVDTPESYRDFLQKYPEGINAQRARQRLKELDGGVESSGLSSLIPGMPDLFGTEPKSKEVPSGSKTPPVTPETVTPQPEAKPKEEVAIFKDPFTEETLPEVPVSGKMTPENKGMIEEKPVAPSGDSFFDSESFGKAGVQKPVQEKPESTEVAKTEPENPIQKKKVKPYGSEVTDEALDDFLKSLDDQDIQVQPSAPKPEAVEPMDQTSEVPLVPESREIPVTQLTEPVEMPGSVPPSNSNVPSLQTEVQDVPEELEMIAPFEALAKQEPKKMVPDKTKKVPLPKPKLPVQVTEKKKTGPGDLPVISSVEVETQAPPQTATLDKIKPTPPQTLKKNLSRFQANSPLRKKNLWPRKKPKPKTKSWLKRNLRPPL is encoded by the coding sequence ATGTTCCCTTTAAATAACAAATACATATGGGCCCTTTCGGGCCTGCTGATCCTGTTGGTCGCGGCCTGCGCTCCGAAGCGCCTGACGCCTCATTATGAGACTCCGCCCCCCGATCTCAAGGTCGAGGACAACCGGCTGTATTACAAAGCACTGGATGCTCAGAACCGGGGCCGCCTGAAGGAGGCGGAGGAGTTGTGGCAGGTGTTTCTGAAACGCTACCCCGATTCGGTTCACGGTCATAACAACCTGGGCCGCGTCTATTATCTTGAAGACAAGCTGACGCAGGCCACACAGCAATTCGAACAGGGTCTGGCATTGGAACCGACCGATCCGCGGCTGCGCCAGAACCTGGCCGACGCGCTGAAACTCCAGGCCAACCTTCTGTATGAGGACAAGCGTTTCGACGCCACCATCCAGAAACTCGACCGCCTGCGCGAAATCTCCCCGCAGGAGGAACAGCAGGGCATCCAGATCCGCATCGAAAAGGTGGAGGACAAGATCTACGAACAGGTGCGGAAAGTGGACACGCCTGAGAGCTATCGCGATTTCCTCCAGAAGTACCCGGAAGGCATCAACGCCCAGCGCGCCCGCCAGCGGTTGAAGGAACTGGACGGCGGTGTGGAATCGTCCGGCCTGTCGTCCCTCATACCCGGCATGCCCGACCTGTTCGGTACGGAGCCGAAATCCAAGGAAGTGCCCTCGGGTTCCAAGACTCCGCCCGTGACGCCGGAAACGGTGACCCCGCAACCCGAGGCGAAGCCGAAGGAGGAGGTGGCCATTTTCAAGGACCCGTTTACGGAAGAAACCCTGCCGGAGGTTCCCGTCAGTGGCAAGATGACACCTGAAAATAAGGGGATGATCGAGGAAAAGCCTGTCGCGCCGTCCGGTGATTCCTTTTTCGACTCCGAGAGTTTCGGCAAGGCGGGCGTGCAGAAGCCGGTACAGGAGAAACCGGAATCGACGGAGGTGGCAAAGACCGAACCTGAAAACCCGATTCAGAAAAAAAAGGTGAAGCCGTATGGCTCGGAGGTCACCGACGAGGCGCTGGATGATTTTTTAAAGAGTCTCGACGATCAGGATATCCAGGTTCAGCCATCCGCGCCCAAGCCTGAGGCGGTGGAGCCGATGGACCAGACCAGCGAGGTTCCACTGGTGCCGGAATCCAGGGAAATTCCGGTAACGCAGCTGACCGAGCCCGTGGAAATGCCCGGAAGCGTGCCGCCCTCCAACAGCAACGTGCCGTCGCTTCAAACCGAGGTTCAGGACGTGCCCGAAGAGCTGGAGATGATCGCTCCCTTTGAAGCCCTGGCGAAGCAGGAACCGAAGAAAATGGTTCCGGACAAAACCAAAAAGGTGCCCCTACCCAAACCCAAGCTACCCGTTCAGGTAACGGAGAAAAAGAAAACCGGACCCGGCGACCTGCCGGTGATTTCCTCTGTTGAGGTGGAAACCCAGGCGCCCCCGCAGACCGCCACCCTCGACAAAATAAAGCCCACCCCTCCCCAGACACTGAAAAAAAACCTGAGCCGGTTCCAGGCAAACTCTCCACTTCGAAAGAAAAATCTCTGGCCAAGAAAAAAACCGAAGCCGAAAACAAAAAGCTGGCTAAAAAGGAACCTGCGTCCCCCGCTATAA
- a CDS encoding phosphocholine cytidylyltransferase family protein produces the protein MQAIILIAGYGSRLGRDDIPHKSLLPFGEDTLLSRHLRILQDIGLEKAVLVVGHNRDAVKDYVGGLDLTLPVEFVDNPEYRTTGNTLSLVLGLRGREGDLLVMDGDVLYPREVLEKYVSNCPPPSFAIVPVDIDDTEATKVLLDETGYIHSFVTKRDLTDEEKSRYQCAGEAIGFFLLTQELTQRLITLYDARPGEFISTLWEIPFSEVAPGGEIKPFFVVSEGCMEIDTPEDYNEALSRYNANPAIY, from the coding sequence ATGCAAGCCATCATTTTGATTGCCGGCTACGGGTCCCGCCTTGGCCGCGACGACATACCACATAAAAGCCTGTTGCCGTTTGGCGAGGACACCCTGCTGTCGCGTCACTTGCGTATCCTGCAAGACATCGGTCTGGAAAAAGCCGTGCTCGTGGTGGGGCACAACCGCGACGCGGTGAAGGACTACGTCGGCGGCCTCGACCTGACGCTCCCCGTCGAGTTTGTGGACAACCCGGAGTACCGCACCACCGGCAACACGCTGTCGCTGGTTCTGGGACTGCGCGGCCGCGAGGGCGACCTTTTGGTCATGGACGGCGATGTGCTCTACCCGCGCGAAGTGCTGGAAAAGTACGTCTCCAACTGCCCCCCGCCGTCGTTTGCCATTGTGCCGGTGGACATCGACGACACCGAGGCCACCAAGGTGCTCCTCGATGAGACCGGGTACATCCATTCTTTCGTCACCAAGCGTGACCTCACCGACGAAGAAAAATCACGATACCAGTGCGCCGGCGAGGCCATCGGATTTTTCCTGCTGACACAGGAACTGACCCAGCGGCTGATCACGCTCTACGATGCACGGCCCGGGGAATTCATCTCCACCCTGTGGGAGATCCCGTTTTCCGAGGTGGCTCCCGGTGGTGAGATCAAGCCCTTCTTCGTCGTGAGTGAGGGGTGTATGGAAATCGATACACCGGAGGATTACAACGAAGCCCTCTCCCGCTACAACGCGAACCCCGCAATTTACTGA
- the thiC gene encoding phosphomethylpyrimidine synthase ThiC: MNMPKRPSGSAQKEELIITRDPISPNSRKVYETGKLFPDLRVPFREVTLSPTAIHNPQPGQPTEEPNEPILLYDTSGPYTDPDVQIDVRKGLAPLREKWILDRGDVEAYEGRSIRPEDNGYKSEEQMQDIERFDRAGRKVYRAKPGCNVSQMHYAKKGIITPEMEYIAIRENAKRRQLLEDAEREGRLAGNSWGAAIPDVITPEFVRDEVARGRAIIPVNINHPEIEPMIIGRNFLVKINANIGNSAIASSIEEEVEKMVWATRWGSDTVMDLSTGKNIHETREWIIRNSAVPIGTVPIYQALEKVDGKAEELTWEIFRDTLIEQAEQGVDYFTIHAGVLLRYVPWTAKRVTGIVSRGGSIMAKWCLAHHKENFLYTHFEDICEIMKAYDVSFSLGDGLRPGSGADANDAAQFGELETLGELTEIAWKHEVQTMIEGPGHVPMHLIKENMDKQLKECKEAPFYTLGPLTTDIAPGYDHFTSGIGAAMIGWFGCAMLCYVTPKEHLGLPDRDDVKQGVITYKISAHAADIAKGHPGARVRDDALSKARFEFRWADQFNLSLDPETALKYHDATLPAEGHKLAHFCSMCGPQFCSMKITQDVRDYAAQQGVEEEKALEKGMEDMSETFKKKGAEIYHQM, translated from the coding sequence ATGAATATGCCCAAGCGCCCTTCCGGCTCCGCCCAGAAGGAAGAACTGATCATCACGCGGGACCCCATTTCCCCCAACAGCAGAAAAGTATACGAAACCGGCAAACTGTTTCCGGACCTCCGCGTGCCGTTTCGGGAAGTGACGCTGTCGCCCACCGCCATCCACAACCCGCAACCCGGCCAGCCGACGGAAGAGCCGAACGAGCCGATCCTGCTCTACGACACCTCCGGACCCTACACCGACCCGGATGTTCAGATCGACGTGCGCAAGGGCCTCGCGCCTCTGCGGGAGAAATGGATTCTCGACCGCGGCGACGTGGAAGCCTACGAGGGCCGCAGCATCCGCCCGGAAGACAACGGCTACAAGTCCGAAGAGCAGATGCAGGACATCGAGCGCTTCGACCGCGCCGGACGCAAAGTGTACCGCGCCAAGCCGGGCTGTAACGTGAGCCAGATGCATTACGCGAAAAAAGGCATCATCACCCCGGAGATGGAATACATCGCCATCCGGGAAAACGCCAAACGCCGCCAGTTGCTGGAAGACGCCGAGCGCGAAGGCCGCTTGGCGGGCAACAGCTGGGGCGCGGCCATTCCGGATGTCATCACCCCGGAATTCGTGCGCGACGAAGTGGCACGCGGCCGCGCCATCATCCCGGTCAACATCAACCACCCGGAGATCGAGCCGATGATCATCGGCCGCAACTTCCTGGTGAAGATCAACGCCAACATCGGCAACTCGGCCATCGCTTCGTCCATTGAGGAGGAAGTCGAGAAGATGGTGTGGGCGACGCGCTGGGGCAGCGACACGGTCATGGACCTGTCCACCGGCAAGAACATCCACGAGACGCGCGAGTGGATCATCCGCAACAGCGCCGTGCCCATCGGCACCGTGCCCATCTACCAGGCATTGGAGAAGGTGGACGGCAAGGCGGAGGAACTGACGTGGGAGATTTTCCGCGACACCCTCATCGAGCAGGCGGAGCAGGGCGTCGATTACTTCACCATCCACGCCGGCGTTCTTCTGCGTTACGTGCCGTGGACGGCGAAGCGCGTCACCGGCATCGTGTCGCGCGGCGGCTCCATCATGGCCAAGTGGTGCCTCGCGCATCACAAGGAAAACTTCCTCTACACGCACTTCGAGGACATCTGCGAAATCATGAAAGCGTACGACGTGAGCTTTTCGCTGGGTGACGGCCTGCGGCCGGGGTCCGGGGCGGACGCCAACGACGCGGCGCAATTTGGCGAGTTGGAAACGCTGGGCGAGTTGACCGAGATCGCGTGGAAGCACGAAGTGCAGACCATGATCGAGGGACCGGGCCACGTACCCATGCACCTCATCAAGGAGAACATGGACAAGCAGTTGAAGGAGTGCAAGGAAGCGCCGTTCTACACCCTGGGGCCGCTGACCACGGACATCGCACCGGGTTACGACCATTTCACCAGCGGCATCGGCGCCGCCATGATCGGCTGGTTCGGTTGCGCCATGCTGTGTTACGTGACGCCGAAGGAACACCTCGGCCTGCCCGACCGCGACGACGTCAAGCAGGGCGTCATCACCTACAAGATCTCCGCGCACGCGGCGGACATCGCCAAGGGGCATCCGGGCGCCCGGGTGCGCGACGATGCGCTCAGCAAGGCCCGCTTCGAGTTCCGCTGGGCCGACCAGTTCAACCTGTCGCTCGACCCGGAGACGGCGCTCAAGTACCACGACGCGACGCTGCCGGCGGAAGGCCACAAGCTGGCGCACTTCTGCTCGATGTGCGGGCCGCAATTCTGCTCGATGAAGATCACGCAGGATGTGCGCGACTACGCCGCCCAGCAGGGTGTGGAAGAAGAAAAAGCGCTGGAGAAGGGCATGGAAGACATGTCCGAAACCTTCAAGAAGAAGGGCGCGGAAATCTACCACCAGATGTAA